In the genome of Halobacterium noricense, one region contains:
- the cysS gene encoding cysteine--tRNA ligase, translating to MTLYVSNTRSGEREAFEPHDPEQALVYTCGLTVSDDAHLGHARLWVQSDVMARWLSHVGYDVRHVQNFTDVNEKIVARTGEADLGDTEQAVARHYIDSVIEDMRDLNLQRADVYPRVSEHVPEIIELVETLVEEGYAYEADGSVYFDVTAFEDYGKLSGQQVEEMEAQGPESERGEKRHPADFALWKAGAVAPEDANEHRSEDLPPLEEPAGQTWESPWSEGRPGWHIECSAMSMTHLDDHIDIHVGGQDLVFPHHENEVAQSEAAAGEPFAKYWLHVRLLETEGEKMSSSLGNFFTTKNAIEEFGPNVVRMFLVSTSYTQRQTYSEETIQEAQQRWERLERAYERATDAADSPDAYAKVEAEDLRDAVTEAREDFEAAMNDDFNTRAAVSALLELASAVHRYVDATEQYDYRGLVDAIETFEELGSDVLGFQFVTVDGGEVEIAGDLVDLVLDIREEAREEGNYERADELRDRLESLGVTVEDTDEGSTYRL from the coding sequence ATGACTCTCTACGTGTCGAACACCCGCTCCGGCGAGCGGGAAGCGTTCGAGCCCCACGACCCCGAGCAAGCGCTCGTGTACACCTGTGGGCTCACGGTCTCCGACGACGCCCACCTCGGCCACGCTCGCCTCTGGGTGCAGTCGGACGTGATGGCGCGGTGGCTCTCCCACGTCGGCTACGACGTCCGCCACGTCCAGAACTTCACGGACGTCAACGAGAAAATCGTCGCGCGCACCGGCGAGGCCGACCTCGGCGACACCGAACAGGCGGTCGCGCGCCACTACATCGACTCCGTCATCGAGGACATGCGCGACCTCAACCTCCAGCGCGCGGACGTGTACCCGCGGGTCTCCGAGCACGTCCCCGAAATCATCGAGCTCGTGGAGACGCTCGTCGAGGAGGGGTACGCCTACGAAGCCGACGGCTCGGTCTACTTCGACGTCACCGCCTTCGAGGACTACGGGAAACTCTCCGGCCAGCAGGTCGAAGAGATGGAAGCTCAAGGCCCAGAGTCCGAGCGCGGCGAGAAGCGCCACCCCGCGGACTTCGCGCTCTGGAAGGCGGGCGCGGTCGCTCCCGAGGACGCCAACGAACACCGTAGCGAGGACCTACCGCCCTTGGAGGAGCCCGCGGGACAGACGTGGGAGTCGCCGTGGAGCGAGGGCCGTCCGGGCTGGCACATCGAGTGCTCGGCGATGAGCATGACCCACCTCGACGACCACATCGACATCCACGTCGGCGGGCAGGACCTCGTCTTCCCCCACCACGAGAACGAGGTCGCGCAGAGCGAGGCCGCCGCGGGCGAGCCGTTCGCGAAGTACTGGCTGCACGTCCGCCTCCTCGAAACCGAGGGCGAGAAGATGAGCTCCAGTCTCGGGAACTTCTTCACGACGAAGAACGCCATCGAGGAGTTCGGCCCGAACGTCGTCCGGATGTTCCTCGTGTCGACGTCGTACACGCAGCGCCAGACGTACTCCGAGGAGACGATTCAGGAGGCCCAGCAGCGCTGGGAGCGCCTCGAACGGGCGTACGAGCGCGCGACCGACGCCGCCGACAGCCCGGATGCGTACGCGAAAGTCGAAGCCGAGGACCTCCGCGACGCAGTCACGGAAGCCCGCGAGGACTTCGAGGCGGCGATGAACGACGACTTCAACACGCGCGCGGCGGTGAGCGCGCTGCTGGAACTCGCGTCGGCCGTCCACCGGTACGTCGACGCGACCGAGCAGTACGACTACCGCGGGCTCGTGGACGCCATCGAGACGTTCGAAGAACTGGGCAGCGACGTACTCGGCTTCCAATTCGTGACCGTCGACGGTGGCGAGGTCGAAATCGCCGGCGACCTCGTCGACCTCGTCTTGGATATCCGAGAGGAAGCCCGCGAGGAAGGCAACTACGAGCGCGCCGACGAACTTCGCGACCGCCTCGAATCCCTCGGCGTCACCGTCGAGGACACCGACGAGGGTTCGACCTACCGGCTCTAA
- a CDS encoding DUF6517 family protein → MHRRTAVAVAFAALIATSGCLGILGGGGVEVSASKATVSENALQETGYEEVRVNESEVTREYSVAGQSRNVTVTNWIAMYERTVDVPVLGEQRAAVFGAFSSPEVSVLGQSFNPIKDYSDRELAELAQQQYDGLSVGQAINTSEMTVLNESTEVTKFEGTAEISGQSVDVYVHVTRVKHDGDYVVAVAIYPQDLDGEQERVETLLTGLEH, encoded by the coding sequence ATGCACCGACGAACGGCGGTCGCCGTAGCGTTTGCCGCACTAATCGCGACCAGCGGCTGTCTCGGCATCCTTGGCGGGGGCGGCGTGGAAGTCTCGGCGTCGAAGGCTACCGTTTCCGAGAACGCCCTCCAAGAGACCGGGTACGAGGAGGTTCGCGTGAACGAATCGGAAGTCACCCGAGAGTACTCCGTGGCGGGTCAGTCGCGGAATGTCACCGTTACGAACTGGATAGCAATGTACGAACGCACCGTTGACGTACCCGTCCTCGGCGAGCAGCGCGCCGCAGTCTTCGGCGCGTTCTCCAGCCCTGAGGTGAGCGTGCTTGGCCAGTCGTTCAACCCCATCAAAGACTACTCGGATCGCGAACTCGCCGAACTCGCCCAACAGCAGTACGATGGTCTCTCCGTCGGGCAGGCCATCAACACCAGTGAAATGACCGTGCTCAACGAGTCCACGGAGGTTACGAAGTTCGAGGGCACAGCCGAGATTAGCGGGCAGTCCGTGGACGTCTACGTTCACGTTACGAGGGTCAAACACGACGGCGACTACGTCGTCGCGGTCGCCATCTACCCCCAGGACCTTGACGGCGAGCAAGAGCGCGTCGAGACGCTCCTGACCGGCCTCGAGCACTGA
- a CDS encoding rubrerythrin-like domain-containing protein codes for MDSYTPPSTSRYECTGCLSRFERESHLVNCPECGERVRNVAVPRE; via the coding sequence ATGGATTCGTACACGCCGCCGTCGACTAGCCGCTACGAGTGCACCGGCTGTCTCAGCCGTTTCGAACGCGAGTCGCACCTCGTAAATTGCCCGGAGTGCGGCGAACGAGTGCGGAACGTGGCAGTACCACGGGAGTGA
- a CDS encoding transposase yields the protein MTATTTKTLEATLAPPTTHKERKLCDLLDTYRAGLHEAFEAGCETMTATSDVVTPYDLPYQAKAALCNYVPQLHGTYDAQELDDDHPVRLTNQAAEFDHSPERDYAFTWWVPQPGRGTNFWIPLRINPAQEGLWHDLVDGEASAGQLRLQRHRTSWTLHVTVEFPVEQPDYEPTDEDVTPVGFDIGEAHLLAGCACKQGTPTDPLLINGGRARHLRKEMYTTLKRLQEREAAAWRIDERFDHYQNALTDIIEKASRRAVEYASRFGKPVVVLEDLSDIREDLDYGQWMNRRLHAWAFARLQQRIEDKAREAGLPVEYIRPEYTSQTCHECGHVGHRNGDEFRCQNDECWVSEYHADINAAVNIADRHDPWGESLPLKPAGDDISRDGSACDSAATPTEQSQPRQMTLGEVGSEPTAGS from the coding sequence ATGACCGCGACAACCACGAAAACGCTGGAGGCAACACTCGCGCCGCCGACAACCCACAAAGAGCGCAAACTGTGCGACCTGCTCGACACCTACCGGGCAGGACTTCACGAGGCGTTCGAGGCTGGGTGTGAGACGATGACTGCTACCAGCGACGTGGTGACGCCCTACGACCTGCCGTATCAGGCGAAGGCGGCCCTGTGCAACTACGTCCCGCAACTGCACGGCACCTACGATGCACAGGAGTTGGACGACGACCACCCGGTTCGACTCACCAACCAAGCCGCCGAGTTCGACCACTCGCCGGAACGGGACTACGCGTTTACGTGGTGGGTGCCACAGCCCGGTCGCGGGACGAACTTCTGGATACCGCTTCGGATTAACCCAGCCCAAGAGGGGTTGTGGCACGATCTCGTGGACGGCGAGGCGTCGGCAGGCCAACTCCGCCTGCAACGCCACCGCACGTCGTGGACGCTCCACGTCACTGTCGAGTTCCCGGTCGAACAACCGGACTACGAACCGACCGACGAGGATGTGACGCCAGTCGGCTTTGATATTGGCGAAGCGCACCTGCTCGCGGGCTGTGCCTGCAAGCAGGGCACTCCGACCGACCCACTACTCATCAACGGTGGCCGCGCTCGTCACCTCCGCAAAGAGATGTACACGACGCTGAAGCGACTCCAAGAGCGCGAGGCCGCCGCATGGCGGATTGACGAACGATTCGATCACTACCAGAACGCACTCACAGACATCATCGAGAAGGCGTCTCGGCGTGCCGTTGAGTACGCAAGCCGCTTCGGGAAGCCTGTGGTCGTGCTGGAAGACCTCTCGGACATCCGCGAAGACCTCGATTACGGCCAGTGGATGAACCGACGCCTTCACGCATGGGCGTTCGCCCGCCTCCAACAACGTATCGAGGACAAAGCACGAGAGGCCGGGCTTCCGGTCGAATACATCCGTCCGGAGTACACGAGCCAGACGTGTCACGAGTGCGGCCACGTCGGGCACCGGAACGGCGATGAGTTCCGGTGTCAGAACGACGAGTGTTGGGTGTCGGAGTACCATGCAGACATCAACGCGGCGGTCAACATCGCTGATCGCCACGACCCGTGGGGTGAGAGCCTGCCGCTGAAACCGGCGGGCGATGACATCTCACGGGATGGGAGCGCCTGTGACAGCGCCGCGACCCCCACCGAGCAGAGCCAACCACGGCAGATGACGCTCGGAGAGGTCGGGTCGGAACCCACTGCCGGTAGTTAA
- the tnpA gene encoding IS200/IS605 family transposase yields the protein MEYHLQSGSHTVYALQYHFVTVTKSRADILTDERLERVAEVTHEIADDFEAEIKNVDGGTDHVHILFTTKPTTDLTKFINSLKGVTSRRIRKEYPEVKDRLEDAFWQSGYFLATTGQVSIDVLMDYVDDQ from the coding sequence ATGGAGTATCATCTGCAATCCGGGTCGCATACGGTCTACGCGCTCCAATATCACTTCGTGACCGTCACGAAGTCCCGCGCCGATATCCTTACCGATGAGCGCCTGGAGCGCGTCGCCGAAGTCACTCACGAGATTGCAGACGACTTCGAGGCCGAAATCAAAAACGTGGACGGCGGCACCGACCACGTTCACATCCTGTTCACGACCAAACCCACTACCGACCTCACCAAGTTCATCAACTCGCTCAAGGGAGTTACCTCGCGTCGGATTCGTAAGGAGTATCCCGAGGTAAAAGACCGCCTCGAAGATGCGTTCTGGCAATCGGGATATTTTCTCGCCACGACCGGTCAAGTGAGCATCGACGTGCTGATGGACTACGTGGACGACCAGTAG
- the rpl12p gene encoding 50S ribosomal protein P1: MEYVYAALILNESGEEINEDNITGVLEAAGVDVEESRVKALVAALEDVDIEEAVAEAAAAPAAPAAGAAGGEEAEEAEEAEAEEEAEAEEEEEAAEEEEEEASGEGLGDLFG; the protein is encoded by the coding sequence ATGGAGTACGTTTACGCAGCACTCATCCTGAACGAATCTGGCGAAGAGATCAACGAAGACAACATCACCGGCGTCCTCGAGGCCGCCGGCGTCGACGTCGAGGAATCCCGCGTCAAGGCGCTCGTCGCGGCCCTCGAAGACGTCGACATCGAGGAAGCCGTCGCCGAGGCGGCTGCCGCTCCTGCTGCGCCCGCCGCGGGCGCCGCTGGCGGTGAGGAAGCTGAGGAAGCGGAAGAAGCCGAAGCCGAGGAAGAGGCCGAGGCTGAGGAAGAAGAGGAAGCCGCCGAAGAAGAGGAAGAAGAGGCCAGCGGCGAAGGTCTCGGCGACCTCTTCGGTTAA
- a CDS encoding 50S ribosomal protein L10 codes for MSAEERTTETVPEWKREEVDELVDLLEKYDSVGVVSVTGIPSKQLQDMRRGLHGSAALRMSRNTLLVRALEEVDDGLEDLTQYISGEVGLVATNDNPFGLFQQLEESKTPAPINAGEVAPNDIVIPEGDTGIDPGPFVGELQQIGANARIQEGSIQVMEDSVVVEEGETVSTDVANVLTELGIEPKEVGLDLRGVYSEGVLFTPDELEIDVEEYRADIQSAAASARNLSVNAEYPTTQTAPTLIRKAQGEAKSLGLQASIESPDLADDLVSKADAQVRALASQIDDEEALPEELQDVEAPAAAAEPEAEADSEDEQSDEQEPESEADTDDSDDDEDGGDGAEGLGEMFG; via the coding sequence ATGTCCGCTGAAGAACGCACCACCGAAACTGTCCCCGAGTGGAAGCGCGAAGAAGTCGACGAGCTCGTCGACCTGCTCGAGAAGTACGACAGCGTCGGTGTCGTGAGCGTCACCGGCATCCCGAGCAAGCAGCTCCAGGACATGCGCCGCGGCCTGCACGGCAGCGCCGCGCTCCGCATGAGCCGGAACACGCTCCTCGTTCGTGCGCTCGAAGAGGTCGACGACGGCCTCGAAGACCTCACCCAGTACATCTCGGGTGAGGTCGGCCTCGTCGCCACGAACGACAACCCGTTCGGACTCTTCCAGCAGCTCGAAGAGTCGAAGACGCCCGCGCCCATCAACGCTGGCGAGGTCGCGCCCAACGACATCGTGATTCCCGAGGGCGACACCGGTATCGACCCGGGTCCGTTCGTCGGCGAACTCCAGCAGATTGGCGCGAACGCGCGCATCCAGGAAGGCTCCATCCAGGTCATGGAGGACTCCGTCGTCGTCGAGGAAGGCGAGACCGTCTCCACGGACGTCGCGAACGTCCTGACCGAGCTCGGCATCGAGCCGAAGGAAGTCGGCCTGGACCTCCGCGGCGTCTACTCCGAGGGCGTCCTGTTCACGCCGGACGAACTCGAAATCGACGTCGAGGAGTACCGCGCGGACATCCAGTCCGCAGCCGCGTCCGCACGGAACCTCTCCGTGAACGCGGAGTACCCGACGACGCAGACCGCTCCGACGCTCATCCGGAAGGCCCAGGGCGAGGCAAAGAGCCTCGGTCTGCAGGCGTCCATCGAGAGCCCGGACCTCGCGGACGACCTCGTCAGCAAGGCGGACGCGCAGGTTCGCGCGCTCGCCTCGCAGATCGACGACGAGGAGGCGCTCCCCGAGGAGCTCCAGGACGTCGAGGCCCCCGCCGCCGCGGCGGAGCCGGAAGCCGAAGCGGACAGCGAAGACGAACAGAGCGACGAACAAGAACCTGAATCCGAGGCAGACACCGACGACTCCGACGACGACGAAGACGGAGGCGACGGTGCCGAAGGCCTCGGGGAGATGTTCGGTTAA
- a CDS encoding 50S ribosomal protein L1, giving the protein MADNDIEEAVARALEEAPERNFRETVDLAINLRDLDLNDPSNRVDEGVVLPSGTGQETQIVVFAEGETAVRAEEVADEVYGGDEVADLADDTDAAKDLADATDFFVAEASMMQDIAGALGQVLGPRGKMPTPLQPDDDVVETVNRMKNTVQLRSRDRRTFHTRVGAEDMSAENIADNIDVILRRLHADLEKGPLNIDAVYVKTTMGPAVEVA; this is encoded by the coding sequence ATGGCAGACAACGATATTGAAGAGGCCGTAGCTCGCGCACTCGAGGAGGCCCCAGAGCGGAATTTCCGTGAGACGGTGGACCTCGCGATCAACCTGCGCGACCTCGACCTCAACGACCCGTCGAATCGTGTCGACGAGGGCGTCGTGCTGCCGTCGGGCACCGGACAGGAGACACAGATTGTGGTTTTCGCAGAGGGCGAAACCGCAGTTCGAGCCGAGGAAGTCGCGGACGAGGTCTACGGTGGCGACGAAGTCGCCGATCTCGCCGACGACACCGACGCCGCGAAGGACCTCGCTGACGCGACGGACTTCTTCGTGGCCGAAGCATCCATGATGCAGGACATCGCGGGTGCGCTCGGTCAAGTGCTCGGTCCGCGCGGCAAGATGCCGACGCCGCTCCAGCCCGACGACGACGTCGTCGAGACAGTCAACCGAATGAAAAACACCGTGCAGCTTCGCAGCCGCGACCGTCGCACGTTCCACACGCGCGTCGGCGCGGAAGACATGTCCGCCGAAAACATCGCGGACAACATCGACGTCATTCTGCGCCGCCTGCACGCGGACCTCGAAAAGGGCCCGCTCAACATCGACGCAGTCTACGTGAAGACCACGATGGGGCCCGCCGTGGAGGTGGCTTAG
- a CDS encoding 50S ribosomal protein L11 — MAETIEVLVAGGQADPGPPLGPELGPTPVDVQAVVQEINEQTAAFDGTEVPVTIEYEEDGSFSIEVGVPPTAALIKDEAGFETGSGEPNEEFVADLSIEQLKTIAEQKKPDLLAYDTRNAAKEVAGTCASMGVTIEGEDARTFNERVASGEYDEVLGAEEAAA; from the coding sequence ATGGCTGAGACGATAGAAGTGCTCGTGGCAGGCGGCCAGGCCGACCCCGGCCCGCCGCTCGGTCCCGAGCTCGGACCGACACCCGTCGACGTGCAGGCTGTTGTACAGGAAATCAACGAACAGACCGCCGCCTTCGACGGTACGGAGGTTCCGGTCACCATCGAGTACGAGGAAGATGGTTCGTTCAGCATCGAGGTCGGTGTCCCGCCGACGGCCGCCCTCATCAAGGACGAGGCTGGCTTCGAGACCGGTTCCGGCGAACCCAACGAGGAGTTCGTCGCGGATCTCTCCATCGAGCAGCTGAAGACTATCGCGGAGCAGAAGAAGCCCGACCTGCTGGCGTACGACACGCGTAACGCCGCCAAGGAAGTCGCGGGCACCTGTGCTTCCATGGGCGTCACCATCGAGGGCGAGGACGCGCGGACGTTCAACGAGCGCGTCGCGTCCGGCGAGTACGACGAGGTCCTCGGCGCGGAAGAAGCAGCGGCGTAA
- a CDS encoding VNG_1110C family protein, whose translation MPDPSSLRDSTQIVLPVSTVEGYREDIDEKFTVSFLEHEEMVRIIGSPVVIKNVSEYLARQGVNVP comes from the coding sequence ATGCCTGACCCCTCCAGCCTGCGCGACAGCACGCAGATTGTTCTTCCTGTCTCCACGGTGGAGGGGTACCGCGAGGACATCGACGAGAAGTTTACGGTGAGTTTTCTCGAACACGAGGAGATGGTGCGCATCATCGGTAGCCCTGTCGTCATTAAGAACGTCAGCGAGTATCTCGCTCGGCAGGGCGTGAACGTCCCGTAG
- a CDS encoding OBG GTPase family GTP-binding protein, producing the protein MGLEEEIEQLEEEISETPYNKSTEAHIGRLKAKLAEKKEKLEKQQSGGSGGGGYAVEQHGDATVALVGFPSVGKSSLINAMTNADSEVGSYEFTTLDVNPGMLEYRGANIQLLDVPGLIEGAAGGRGGGKEILSVIRAADLVIFMLSAFEIEQYERLYQELYNVNIRVDEEPPSVTVRRKGKDGIDVNTSGDLELDHDTVKEILRERGFINADVTIRGNPSVDKLIDGVMNNRVYMPSLVAVNKVDLIEPSYAETMKANLREHDIDPEEAIFISAVEEKGLDALKEKMWEELGLIRIYMDKPGRGVDYEEPLVIRRGDTVDDALQKLGGTLDERFRFARVSGPSAQHDDQQVGRDHVLEDEDVLRVIARR; encoded by the coding sequence ATGGGTCTGGAGGAGGAAATCGAACAGCTCGAAGAAGAAATCTCGGAGACGCCGTACAACAAGTCCACAGAGGCGCACATCGGCCGCCTGAAGGCGAAGCTCGCCGAGAAGAAGGAGAAACTGGAGAAACAGCAGTCCGGCGGCAGCGGCGGTGGCGGCTACGCCGTCGAACAGCACGGTGATGCGACAGTCGCGCTCGTCGGGTTCCCCTCGGTCGGCAAGTCCTCGCTTATCAACGCGATGACGAACGCCGACAGCGAGGTCGGCTCCTACGAGTTCACGACGCTCGACGTCAACCCCGGGATGCTGGAGTACCGCGGCGCAAACATCCAACTCCTGGACGTGCCAGGGCTCATCGAGGGTGCGGCCGGCGGCCGCGGCGGCGGGAAAGAGATCCTGTCGGTCATTCGGGCCGCAGACCTCGTCATCTTCATGCTGTCTGCGTTCGAAATCGAGCAGTACGAGCGACTCTACCAGGAACTCTACAACGTCAACATCCGCGTCGACGAAGAGCCCCCATCGGTGACGGTGCGCCGGAAGGGCAAGGACGGCATCGACGTCAACACGTCTGGCGACCTCGAACTCGACCACGATACGGTCAAGGAGATTCTCCGCGAGCGCGGATTTATCAACGCCGACGTCACCATCCGCGGGAACCCCTCCGTGGACAAACTCATCGACGGCGTGATGAACAACCGCGTCTACATGCCGTCGCTGGTCGCCGTCAACAAGGTCGACCTCATCGAGCCCTCGTACGCGGAGACGATGAAGGCCAATCTCCGCGAACACGACATCGACCCCGAGGAAGCCATCTTCATCTCCGCGGTGGAGGAGAAGGGCCTGGACGCTCTCAAAGAGAAGATGTGGGAGGAACTCGGGCTCATCCGCATCTACATGGACAAGCCCGGCCGCGGCGTCGACTACGAGGAACCGCTGGTCATCCGACGAGGCGACACCGTCGACGACGCCCTCCAGAAGCTCGGCGGCACGCTCGACGAGCGCTTCCGGTTCGCGCGCGTCTCGGGGCCGTCCGCGCAACACGACGACCAGCAGGTCGGCCGCGACCACGTGCTCGAAGACGAAGACGTTCTGCGCGTCATCGCGCGGCGGTAG
- a CDS encoding TIGR04206 family protein → MASPQRRLAVVVLAGALPWTVVTFNGGWYPVFSFGFLHLDPFSFTSLPAYVSRVGTVPPRLTAWPMATLLYVAALATALFDYVSSLDARIPAGLLFLAGVDVGLLALSLSRQPTILAFPVGALWLWAAVWVGYGDALLGD, encoded by the coding sequence GTGGCCAGTCCCCAGCGACGCCTCGCAGTGGTCGTGCTCGCGGGCGCGCTCCCGTGGACGGTCGTCACGTTCAACGGCGGCTGGTATCCCGTCTTCTCCTTCGGCTTCCTCCACCTCGACCCCTTCTCGTTCACCTCGCTCCCGGCGTACGTCTCCCGCGTCGGGACCGTCCCACCGCGCCTGACCGCGTGGCCGATGGCGACACTGCTGTACGTGGCAGCGCTCGCCACGGCACTCTTCGACTACGTCTCCTCGCTCGACGCGCGCATCCCCGCTGGCTTGCTCTTCCTCGCGGGCGTCGACGTCGGCTTGCTCGCGCTCTCGTTGTCCCGCCAGCCGACGATTCTTGCGTTCCCTGTCGGCGCGCTCTGGCTGTGGGCGGCCGTCTGGGTGGGGTACGGCGACGCCTTGCTCGGCGACTGA
- a CDS encoding VOC family protein yields the protein MSEFVLDHVMMRVGDLDASLDWYKTHLDYVEYGRWEADTFDIVYLGPENVHEEGALLELTYNHDTDEYDVGDAWGHIAVRVEDVDDAYEQLMDEGVEDYRDPDSCGGSYAFVKDPDGHEVEIVERDHGAKWSLDHTMIRVEDADEQLGFWTRKFEYEHTGRWEADTFANYFMKPEGSAEEAMAVELTYNYDGRTYDFGDAWGHLAVRTDNLVEDWETLMEREAEDYRDPESCDYNYAFTKDPDGHEIEVLNPAESPVDRED from the coding sequence ATGAGCGAGTTCGTACTCGACCACGTGATGATGCGCGTCGGCGACCTCGACGCGAGCCTCGACTGGTACAAGACCCACCTCGACTACGTCGAATACGGCCGCTGGGAGGCCGACACGTTCGACATCGTCTACCTCGGCCCCGAGAACGTCCACGAGGAGGGCGCGCTCCTGGAACTCACGTACAACCACGACACCGACGAGTACGACGTCGGCGATGCGTGGGGCCACATCGCCGTGCGCGTCGAGGACGTCGACGACGCCTACGAGCAACTCATGGACGAGGGCGTCGAGGACTACCGCGACCCCGACTCCTGCGGCGGGTCGTACGCCTTCGTCAAGGACCCGGACGGCCACGAGGTCGAAATCGTCGAGCGCGACCACGGCGCGAAGTGGAGCCTTGACCACACGATGATTCGCGTCGAGGACGCCGACGAACAGCTCGGGTTCTGGACGCGGAAGTTCGAGTACGAGCACACGGGCCGCTGGGAGGCGGATACGTTCGCGAACTACTTCATGAAGCCCGAGGGGAGCGCCGAGGAGGCGATGGCGGTCGAACTCACGTACAACTACGACGGCCGCACCTACGACTTCGGGGACGCCTGGGGCCACCTCGCGGTTCGCACGGACAACCTCGTCGAGGACTGGGAGACCCTGATGGAGCGCGAGGCCGAGGACTATCGCGACCCCGAGTCCTGTGACTACAACTATGCGTTCACGAAGGACCCCGACGGCCACGAAATCGAGGTGCTGAACCCCGCGGAGTCCCCGGTCGACCGCGAGGACTGA
- a CDS encoding TrmO family methyltransferase domain-containing protein, protein MECAPIGRVETPFAEAADAPRQGFLDDATGTVHVAEPYHAGLAGLDAGHTIDVVWWADDADRSVLRVRDGDRGVFTTRSQARPNPVCVTTCDVLDVNRATGTVDVSGVDMVDGTSVLDLKYALESDERA, encoded by the coding sequence ATGGAATGTGCGCCCATCGGTCGCGTCGAGACGCCGTTCGCGGAAGCCGCCGACGCGCCCCGTCAGGGATTCCTCGACGACGCGACCGGCACCGTCCACGTCGCCGAGCCGTACCACGCAGGGCTGGCCGGTCTCGACGCCGGGCACACGATAGACGTCGTGTGGTGGGCCGACGACGCCGACCGCTCGGTCCTCCGCGTCCGCGACGGCGACCGGGGCGTGTTCACGACGCGGTCGCAGGCACGCCCCAACCCGGTCTGCGTGACGACCTGCGACGTGCTTGACGTAAACCGGGCGACGGGAACGGTCGACGTTTCTGGCGTGGATATGGTCGACGGGACCTCCGTTCTGGATTTGAAGTACGCCCTCGAGAGCGACGAGCGGGCATGA
- a CDS encoding DUF2267 domain-containing protein produces MVTEGFYSLARTNDAFDTDAEVDATVDAVAETLGESLSRGETVDLAEHLPEDVSETLLDASADAEEPESPPLDEFYDRVAERANLDRAATPQKAQAVGVAIAESVGDELANARAQLPPAYEELFEPPAVRREPFAETVRRRLDLDSDPEAQEASEAVLGALGERLPKGETEDLAVYLPADVEDAIVVDDPAEATDYSRSEFVLRVGERADVDDPTAHEYANVVLGRLAEVADDEELDRALEQLPVAYESFFERA; encoded by the coding sequence ATGGTCACGGAAGGCTTCTACTCGCTGGCCCGCACGAACGACGCGTTCGACACCGACGCGGAGGTCGACGCGACCGTCGACGCGGTCGCCGAGACGCTCGGAGAGAGCCTCTCTCGTGGGGAGACAGTCGACCTCGCCGAACACCTCCCCGAGGACGTCTCGGAGACGCTACTGGACGCGTCGGCGGACGCCGAAGAGCCCGAATCCCCGCCGCTGGACGAGTTCTACGACCGCGTCGCCGAACGCGCGAACCTCGACCGAGCGGCCACACCACAGAAGGCCCAGGCCGTCGGCGTCGCCATCGCCGAATCCGTCGGCGACGAACTGGCGAACGCTCGCGCACAACTCCCGCCAGCGTACGAGGAACTATTCGAGCCGCCCGCGGTGCGCCGCGAGCCGTTCGCCGAGACCGTGCGGCGCCGCCTCGACCTCGACTCAGACCCGGAAGCTCAGGAGGCCAGCGAAGCGGTGCTGGGCGCGCTCGGGGAACGCCTCCCGAAGGGCGAAACCGAAGACCTCGCGGTCTACCTCCCCGCGGACGTCGAGGACGCCATTGTCGTCGACGATCCGGCGGAAGCGACCGACTACTCGCGTAGCGAGTTCGTGCTGCGGGTCGGCGAGCGCGCGGACGTCGACGACCCGACCGCCCACGAGTACGCCAACGTCGTGCTTGGTCGGCTCGCAGAGGTCGCCGACGACGAGGAACTCGACCGCGCGCTCGAACAACTCCCCGTTGCCTACGAGTCGTTCTTCGAGCGGGCGTAG